From the genome of Nicotiana tabacum cultivar K326 chromosome 17, ASM71507v2, whole genome shotgun sequence:
ATACAAGGAAGATGATGCTTTATTCATCATTGACCACATTGTCAACTGCTTTTTTGCTATTGACATTTTCCTTACCTTCTTCGTCGCGTATCTTCATCGAGAGTCCTATCTTCTTGTTGATGAACCTAAGAAAATTGCAATAAGGTAAACTTGTAGTTCTAAGTCAGTATTTACATGTCTAACTTCAAGAAAATAGATATATAGTTGTAACATGTAAATCGTAACAGGTACTTGTCAAGTTGGTTCATATTTGATGTATGCTCCACTGTACCATTTCAATCCTTGATCCTCCTTTTCACGGATCACAAAGAAAGCGGTGGAGTTGGCTTCAAGTTGCTCAGCATGCTCAGACTTTGGCGTCTCAGACGAGTCAGTGCCCTGTTTGCAAGGTCCAAACACCACCTGTATTTGGTTTCTTCTACACATGAATTATGAAATGCTTTAATGCTGGAACCAATTCTCACATATAAGCCGGTTTGCTTTCCTTCAGACTTGAGAAGGATATCCGGTTTAACTACTTCTGGACAAGATGCACAAAACTCATATCAGTAAGACCTGAATGCCTTGATTTATTCttgaatccaaaaaaaaaatgattttttttatatgtatagCATGTTGACCACTAGTATTTGGTTGTTTTTTGAGTTCAGGTAACATTGTTTGCAGTGCACTGTGCTGGATGCTTTAACTATATGATTGCAGATAGATATCCTGATCCAAGAAAAACATGGATTGGTGCTGTAAATCCTGATTTCAAGAAACAAAGCGTTGGGGACAGATATATAACTTCACTATATTGGTCTATTGTAACGATGACAACAACTGGTTATGGGGATTTGCATGCTGAGAACTCAAGGGAAATGTTGTTTGACATTTTTTACATGTTATTCAACTTGGGATTGACTTCTTACATCATTGGAAACATGACTAATCTTGTTGTTCATTGGACCAGCCGCACCAGAAACTTTGTACGCTTCTCTCCCTCTCTCCCCACAAATCGTATGTTAAAGTTCATACTTCTCCAATAGAAATTAAACTTGGGAATTTTTGTTTTGCAGAGGGATACAGTGAAAGCAGCCCAAGAATTTGCGAAAAGGAATCAGTTGCCTCCAAGGGTACAAGATCAGGTTTTGTCTCACATATGTCTCAAGTTCAGAACTGAAGCATTGAAACAAGATGAGACTCTCAATGGCCtgcccaaagctatccgaacaaGCATTGCACATCACCTTTTTTTTCCTATAGTTCAAAATGTTCGTTTGTTCCAAGGTGTTTCACCAAACCTCCTTTTCCAACTAGTAAGTTTCTCCCCTccattctctctttttctttttgtggatGTCTGCATTGGAGTTTAACAGTGTGATACTTaaattttccctcgttaaggtTCCTGAAATGGAAGCTGAATACTTCCCTCCCAAGCAAGATGTGATTTTGCAGAATGAGGCTCCAACAGACCTGTATATAATAGTTTCAGGAGCAGTGGTAAGTTAGTTTTATAGATTGAGTATGTATATAGTTACTTAAAACCTTAGAAAATCTGTGCTTT
Proteins encoded in this window:
- the LOC107783781 gene encoding potassium channel KAT3 isoform X2, with translation MSFSYAKNCLQRFCVDEFQMNTETSNGFFSSDLLPSLGARINYATKLRKFIISPFNPRYRCWEMFLVVLVIYSAWISPFEFAFLSYKEDDALFIIDHIVNCFFAIDIFLTFFVAYLHRESYLLVDEPKKIAIRYLSSWFIFDVCSTVPFQSLILLFTDHKESGGVGFKLLSMLRLWRLRRVSALFARLEKDIRFNYFWTRCTKLISVTLFAVHCAGCFNYMIADRYPDPRKTWIGAVNPDFKKQSVGDRYITSLYWSIVTMTTTGYGDLHAENSREMLFDIFYMLFNLGLTSYIIGNMTNLVVHWTSRTRNFRDTVKAAQEFAKRNQLPPRVQDQVLSHICLKFRTEALKQDETLNGLPKAIRTSIAHHLFFPIVQNVRLFQGVSPNLLFQLVPEMEAEYFPPKQDVILQNEAPTDLYIIVSGAVELIAKIEGLEQIIGKAVAGELFGEIGVLCGRPQPFAVRTTEISQILRLSRTALMNILRANPEDERVVMNNLLLGFGGFGYVDHQTNGGPEIKRHHDTALTSIDINNLEARVKKQEGDDVQEINKSMNDVSLNLENKKELNEQKVELIGPDEKGTKSCQLKPEVPCCSNSCSTISSGSKVTKSTNKRVTIHMKKNESLQGQFGKLIILPDSLEELFRVAGQRFGGYNFKKAVNAEDAEIDDIDVIRDGDHLFFL